The sequence GCGGCGCGGTCCCCTTCGCGGGCGGCCTGGAGGAGGGCGGCATGGGGCGTGGTGTCCATCCCGCTTCCTGGATAACCGAGCCCGCGCCGGGCCGCGAGGGAGGTCCGCGAAAAATCCCGCTGAATCCTTTTTCCGCCTCGCTGGCTCTCTGGCGCACCAACCCTTTTCCAGATGGGAGTGACGCGATGGCTCGCAATGTAGGCAAGGTGGACCGGGTGCTGCGCGCGGTGGCCGCGGTGGGGCTCGGCGTGTGCGCGGTGGTGGCGCCGGTGGATGGCTGGGTGCGCGGCCTGATGGTGGCCCAGGGGCTGTACTTCCTGGGCACCTCGCTGGCGGGCTCGTGCCTGGGCTACAGGCTGATGGGGAAGTCCACCTGCCCGGTGCCATCCCGCACCTGAGCAACGGACGCCGGGCGTGGACCCGTGGGCCTCCATGAATGACGTGTCATTTCACGGAGGCCCCTGCTCGCTTCACCAGCGGTCCTTCGACAGGATGACGGCGCTGTAGTTGCCCAGCGCGGTGCCGGCGTGTGGTCGGAGGCCCGCGCTCGGACGCGACTGCTCGCGCTTCACCAGCGGTCCTTCGACAGCACGACGGCGCTGTAGCTGCCCAGCGCAGTGCCGCCGTGCGCGGGCATGCCGTCGCGCTCGCCCCACGAGGCCCAGAAGTCGACGCTGGCCGCGTTGCCGAAGTCGGGTGAGTAGCCCTGCCAGTCGCTGTTGAAGCGCACGCGCCACAGGCCGTCAGACGGGAGTCCGAATTCGTACCAGGAGAAGGCCTTGTGCCCGAGGTTGACGAGCACCACCACGTCGTCACCGGAGCCGCCGGACTGCCAGCGGTGGAAGGCGAGCACCTTGTCCGCGTGGTTGAGGTGGAAGACGTTGATGTTCTCTCCTCGGAGGCCCGCGGTGGTGTCGTACCAGTTGCGCCGCAGGTAGAGGAGGTCCTGGTACGCCTGACGGATGCCGGTGAACCAGCCGGCCCGGCTCCAGTCGAGCGGCGTGCCGTCGTCGAAGTGGCCGTCCTGCATGAACTCCTGCCCCATGAACAGCATGGGGATGCCGGGCGCGGTGAGCGTCAGCGCCGCGCCGAGCAGGGACTTCTTCTTCGCGAGCCAGCTTCCCGCGTCGCTCGGTGACACCTCCGAGGGGATGCGGCTCTTGCCGTTGGCCACCTCGTCGTGGCTCTCCGTGTAGATGACGCGCTGGGTGGCCTGGCCGTTGTAACGGAAGTACAGCGCGTCGCGGACGGCGTTGAGGTCGCGGTCTTCATCGAAGGGCGTGAGGAGCGCGGCGCGCACGGGGTGCACGAAGGCCGGGTCCCACTGTGAATCACAGCCCGCGCCCTGCGGATGCGTGAGCGCGGGGTCGGCTCCCATGTCCTCGGCGATGAGGAGCTTCCAGGGGAACTCGCGCTTCACCGACTCACTGATGTACCGGAGCAGCTCCCAGCCGGCCGGGTTGTCCACGCCGTTGGCGGTGCGAATCTCCTTCGTGGCGTCCAGGCGCAGCCCGTCCATGTGGTAGTCGCGCAGCCACGTGAGCGCGTTGTCGCGCAGGTAGTCGCGCACCTCGGAGCGGCCGTAGTCGGGGCGCGTCTGGCCCCACGGCGTGTTGGCGCGCTCGTCCGCGTAGAACCAGACGCCGCCCCTGCCGAACGTCTCTCCATCGAAGTCCCAGTGCGGTAGGTCACTGGGGCCCAGGTGGTTGTAGACGACGTCGAGGATGACGCCGATGCCGCGCCGGTGGGCCTCGTCCACGAAGCGCTTGAGGTCGTTGGGCGCGCCGTACGCGCTCTCCGGCGCGAAGGGGAAGGTGGGGTTGTAGCCCCAGGAGAAGTCGCCCGCGAACTCGGACGAGGGCATCAACTCCACCATGTTGACGCCGAGGTCGCGCAGGTAGTCGAGCTTGTCGATGGCGCTCAGCCAGTTGCCCGGGCCCCAGCCCTGCGCGTCGTGGAAGGTGCCGACGTGCAACTCGTACAGCACCACCTCGTTGAAGGCGGGCATGCGGAACTGGTCGTCGTAGCGCCAGATGAATTCCCGGTGGTCGACGATGATGCTGTTGCCGGTGGAGTTGGTGACGTCCGCGGCGCGCGGGTCATTGCGCCAGCGCCAGTCGCCGTACTTCCCTTGAATGACGTACTGATACTGGTGGCCATTCCACGCGTCGGGGACGTCGCGGGAGAAGTTGCCCGAGGGCTCACGGGCCAATTCCACCGCGTGCCAGTTGCTGAACTCGCCAACGACTTGCACGCGCTGCGCGTTGGGGGCCCAGACGCGGAACGTGGTGCCGCCGTCGTAGGGGATGGCGCCCATGCCGCCGCGCCAGGAGGGCTCGGGCCAGGCCTCGGTGGGGACGAAGGCGGCGAGGTCCGCCGGGGCCTGGAGCTTCTCGGCGGGGCCGAACAGCTCGGGGGCCGAGCGTGTCCTCGGCGAGCGCTTGAGGACTTCGTTTCCTCGCGCCTTGCAGACGGACTCGTTGAAGTCCTTGCGGGCCTGCGTCACCTCGTTCGGCTTCTGCCTGCTCGTCGCCATGAATCCCCCCGGGATTTCGTGGGGCGACATTCCGCCAGCGCCGCCGCGCGAGGGCAACCCGGGGGCGGTGGGGGCGCGTTCAGTTCAGGGCAGTGCGTGTGGAGCCCGCCGGATGCGCCAGGATACGTTACGAGGACTCACCTCCCGCCCATGACGCCCAAGCAAAAGATATACAAAGACATGCTGTGGTGGACGCTGCCTCATCTGCGCAACGTGGCGACGTGGGGGTGGTGGCAGCGCGCGCGGGACCGGTCCACCTATTACGAAACGCAGCTGGTGCATAACCTGCCCGTCTCCATGTTCGAGCCCGAGTTCATCGAGCACGACATCTGGTTCCTCAACGGGCAGGCCCGCTGGTACTGCGAGAATTGCAGTGCGCGGCTTTCATCGATGTACCCGGCGCAGGTCGCACGGATACGGGCGTTGTTCGCGCTCGTGCCGCCCCACCTGCGAGAGAAGCTCGAGTGGCATGGGCCCGCGTGAGGGAATGCCTTCCGCGAGGCGGAGTGTCTGGCTTTGCGCTTGGAGTCGGAAGGTGAGAACGCATGCCCGTACCACTTAAGTGGTACGGCCTCGCTGAGCACCAGGCCGTAGCGTTCTCGTGCGCCGCGCCTCACGCGTGGCGGGCCGGATGTCACCGGCCCTTCTGCCCCGGAACCGAGAATGACCACCCGACTGGGACTTCCCCACCTGATTGCCTGCGCGCTCCTGGCCGGAGCCGTGCCGGCCGCCTCGGCCGCGCCCACGCTGCTCGCGGACATCCGCACCGGCACGGACGCCACCTTCCTCTCCGGAAGGAATCACGCCGTCATCGGCAACACCGTGTATCTCTCCGCCGAGGCCCAGGGCCTGGGCCGTGAGCCCTGGGTGAGCGACGGCACCGCCGAGGGCACCGTCCTCCTCGAGGACCTCCGCCCCGGCAATCCCAACTCGGATCCCGGTGGCTTCACGGCCCTGGGAGACTCGGTGCTCTTCCTCGCCTTCGACGAGCGGGGCCTGGGCCTCTGGAAGACTGGCGGTACGACGGGCAGCACCGTCCGCCTGCGTGCAAGCACGAACATCATCTTCCCCACGGCCCGGAACATGGCCCGCGTGGGAAGCAGCGTCTTCTTCGGCGCGGAGCTGGACGACACCGGCGAGGAGCTCTGGAAGAGCGATGGCACTCCGGAAGGCACCGTGCGCGTCGCGGACCTCCGCGAGGGGGCACAGGGCTCCCGGCCTTCACGGCTGACGCCCGCGGGGAACCTGCTCTTCTTCACCGCCACGCCCGGGCCGACGTCCCGCTCCTCCCTGTGGAGGAGCGACGGGACGGCGGCGGGCACCGTGAAGCTCTGGGAGCCGTCGACGGGTACGGCCTCCTTCAGCTTCCTGGCCTCCACCGGCTCCACGCTCCTCATGGGGGTTCAGCTCGGCAGCAGCTCCGAGCTCTGGAAGAGCGATGGCACGCCCGGGGGAACCACGCGGGTTGCCGCCCTGGGGACGTTTGGACTCGGCTCCTACGCCTTCTTGAATGGGCAGCTCGTGTTCCGCCATGGGAACGGACTTGGGAAGAGTGATGGCACCTCCGCCGGCACCTCCATCTGAAATGCGCCCCTGGCCCTGGGAAGCATGGCCGCGTGGAATGGCGCGGTGTACTTCGTGGGGCTCGGGCCGGGGCAGGGCCTCGGGCTATGGCGGACCGATGGCACTCCCACGGGCCACTCCCTCGTCGCGACGCTGAACGCATCCATCTCCGGGTCGGTGACGAGCGCGAACGTCGCCATCTCGAATGGGCGCCTCTTCGTCTGCTGGTCGTATGACTCCCGCGCGGAGCTCTGGTCGAGTGATGGGACCGCTGGCGGCACCTCGCGCGTGCGAGCGGTGAGCAGTCCCGGCAGTGAGTTCGAATTCGCCGACCTCGTCGGCACTTCCCAGCGGCTCTACTTCCGGGTGCAGGAGCGGCG comes from Pyxidicoccus parkwaysis and encodes:
- a CDS encoding alpha-amylase family glycosyl hydrolase, whose translation is MATSRQKPNEVTQARKDFNESVCKARGNEVLKRSPRTRSAPELFGPAEKLQAPADLAAFVPTEAWPEPSWRGGMGAIPYDGGTTFRVWAPNAQRVQVVGEFSNWHAVELAREPSGNFSRDVPDAWNGHQYQYVIQGKYGDWRWRNDPRAADVTNSTGNSIIVDHREFIWRYDDQFRMPAFNEVVLYELHVGTFHDAQGWGPGNWLSAIDKLDYLRDLGVNMVELMPSSEFAGDFSWGYNPTFPFAPESAYGAPNDLKRFVDEAHRRGIGVILDVVYNHLGPSDLPHWDFDGETFGRGGVWFYADERANTPWGQTRPDYGRSEVRDYLRDNALTWLRDYHMDGLRLDATKEIRTANGVDNPAGWELLRYISESVKREFPWKLLIAEDMGADPALTHPQGAGCDSQWDPAFVHPVRAALLTPFDEDRDLNAVRDALYFRYNGQATQRVIYTESHDEVANGKSRIPSEVSPSDAGSWLAKKKSLLGAALTLTAPGIPMLFMGQEFMQDGHFDDGTPLDWSRAGWFTGIRQAYQDLLYLRRNWYDTTAGLRGENINVFHLNHADKVLAFHRWQSGGSGDDVVVLVNLGHKAFSWYEFGLPSDGLWRVRFNSDWQGYSPDFGNAASVDFWASWGERDGMPAHGGTALGSYSAVVLSKDRW
- a CDS encoding YgaP family membrane protein, which produces MARNVGKVDRVLRAVAAVGLGVCAVVAPVDGWVRGLMVAQGLYFLGTSLAGSCLGYRLMGKSTCPVPSRT